One Hypomesus transpacificus isolate Combined female chromosome 16, fHypTra1, whole genome shotgun sequence genomic window carries:
- the smx5 gene encoding smx5, producing the protein MLFYSFFKSLVGKDVVVELKNDLSICGTLHSVDQYLNIKLTDISVTDPEKYPHMLSVKNCFIRGSVVRYVQLPADEVDTQLLQDAARKEAMQQKQ; encoded by the exons ATG CTTTTCTACTCGTTTTTCAAATCTTTGGTGGGTAAGGACGTGGTAGTGGAGCTCAAAAATGACTTGAG CATCTGCGGAACTCTTCACTCAGTTGATCAG TATTTGAACATCAAACTCACAGACATCAGCGTGACAGACCCGGAGAAATACCCACACATG CTGTCTGTGAAGAACTGTTTCATCCGGGGCTCCGTGGTGCGCTATGTGCAGCTGCCGGCGGACGAGGTGGACACTCAGCTGCTTCAGGACGCTGCCCGCAAGGAGGCCATGCAGCAGAAGCAGTGA
- the bcl6aa gene encoding BCL6A transcription repressor a isoform X2 has translation MTTNPMMPNSFQQKQAQHMLLLYQGANRMREDSQALVWNQHKQPLELDKMACAADSCIQFTRHASDVLLNLNRLRSRDILTDVTILVSRQQFRAHKTVLMACSGLFYTIFTDSLKCNLNAISLDPKVDPEGFAILLEFMYTSRLTLKESLIMAIMNTAIYLQMDHVVDTCHRFMKSSDPTTKLPRDEFLVSPLLLPQDMHAYRPQDVVDSLPGRLAPFRDGRSYGSSMFNSVNTPSNYHLYGQFPMQGFPFPLCKLTDAKNAFADLSKSSIHHKHCSPPDAGGSMRVEYSRPCHTSAYSSSSSREPAREEEVRRESHEAVGQLAVAASRKQGFPGLAHEALKEVGKEHAPQTEEDMNHRHYPLGVSSVGRKGLMSSPQSPLKSDCQPNSPTESSSSKNAGLSQATRAQAPPSTQDPKARNWKKYKFIVLNQSAKEEEAGGPGLREQGLLSPQRLGLTPYLHPGDAEHLDPQTSSKISGHGEDLPAPQASRLNNIINRALEGSQRSADSHSSLYMSHLKCSSCGSQSPLHSEVCPNTSASRLAEEMAELHSEYSDSSCENGTFFCNECDSKYAEEEALKRHMLQMHSDKPYKCDRCQAAFRYKGNLASHKTVHTGEKPYRCNICGAQFNRPANLKTHTRIHSGEKPYKCETCGARFVQVAHLRAHVLIHTGEKPYPCEICGTRFRHLQTLKSHLRIHTGEKPYHCEKCNLHFRHKSQLRLHLRQKHGAITNTKIQYRMSTSDLPTDLTKAC, from the exons ATGACTACAAATCCCATGATGCCCAACTCCTTCCAGCAGAAACAAG CCCAGCACATGCTCCTCCTGTACCAGGGAGCGAATCGGATGCGAGAGGACAGCCAGGCCCTGGTCTGGAACCAGCACAAACAACCCCTGG AGCTTGACAAAATGGCTTGCGCGGCAGACAGCTGCATACAGTTCACGCGCCATGCCAGTGACGTTCTGCTCAATCTGAACCGGCTGCGCAGCAGAGACATCCTGACGGACGTCACCATCCTGGTCAGCAGGCAGCAGTTCAGGGCACACAAGACTGTCCTCATGGCTTGCAG TGGGCTGTTTTACACAATCTTCACCGATTCCCTGAAATGCAACCTAAACGCCATTAGCTTGGACCCCAAGGTGGACCCAGAGGGCTTTGCCATCCTGTTGGAGTTCATGTACACGTCCCGGCTGACCCTGAAGGAAAGCCTGATCATGGCCATCATGAACACCGCCATCTACCTGCAGATGGACCACGTTGTGGACACCTGTCACAGATTCATGAAGTCAAG CGATCCGACCACTAAACTACCCAGAGACGAGTTCCTGGTCAGCCCCTTGCTGTTGCCCCAGGACATGCATGCGTACCGCCCCCAGGACGTGGTCGACAGCCTGCCTGGCCGTTTGGCCCCCTTCCGGGATGGGAGATCCTACGGCTCCAGCATGTTCAACAGTGTCAACACTCCCAGCAACTACCATCTCTACGGCCAGTTCCCCATGCAGGGGTTCCCCTTCCCACTCTGCAAGCTGACCGATGCCAAAAACGCTTTCGCCGATCTCTCCAAGAGCAGCATCCACCACAAGCACTGTTCTCCCCCGGACGCCGGAGGCAGCATGAGGGTGGAGTACAGCCGACCCTGCCACACCTCcgcctactcctcctcctcctccagggagccggccagggaggaggaggtgaggagggaaagCCATGAGGCAGTCGGCCAGCTGGCGGTCGCGGCGTCCAGGAAGCAAGGCTTCCCGGGTCTGGCCCACGAGGCGCTGAAGGAAGTGGGGAAGGAGCACGCGCCCCAGACGGAGGAGGATATGAACCACCGGCACTACCCCCTGGGGGTCTCCTCGGTCGGACGCAAGGGCCTGATGAGCAGCCCACAGAGCCCGCTCAAGTCTGACTGCCAGCCCAACTCCCCCACGGAGTCCAGCAGCAGCAAGAACGCAGGCCTCTCCCAGGCCACCCGCGCCCAGGCCCCGCCCAGCACGCAGGACCCCAAGGCCCGCAACTGGAAGAAGTACAAGTTCATCGTGCTCAACCAGAGCgccaaggaggaggaggcggggggtcCTGGGCTCCGAGAGCAAGGCCTGCTCTCACCCCAGCGCCTCGGTCTGACTCCCTACCTCCACCCAGGGGACGCAGAGCACCTGGACCCCCAGACTTCCTCCAAGATCAGCGGGCACGGAGAGGACCTGCCCGCCCCTCAGGCCAGCCGCctcaacaacatcatcaacag AGCACTTGAGGGATCGCAGCGCAGCGCCGACAGCCACTCCTCTCTCTACATGAGCCACTTAAAGTGCTCCTCTTGCGGCTCCCAGTCCCCCCTGCACTCAGAAGTCTGTCCCAACACCTCTGCGTCCCGATTGGCCGAGGAGATGGCAGAGCTTCATTCAGAATACTCCGACTCCAGCTGTG AAAACGGCACTTTCTTCTGTAACGAATGCGACTCGAAGTACGCAGAGGAGGAAGCTCTGAAGCGCCACATGCTCCAGATGCACAGTGACAAGCCATACAAGTGTGACCGGTGCCAGGCTGCCTTCCGCTACAAGGGAAACCTGGCCAGCCACAAGACCGTTCACACAG GAGAAAAGCCGTATCGTTGTAACATCTGTGGTGCTCAGTTCAACAGACCAGCCAACCTCAAGACCCATACACGTATTCACTCAGGAGAAAAGCCATACAAATGCGAAACGTGCGGAGCGCGTTTTGTACAG GTCGCTCACCTCCGGGCTCATGTGTTGATCCACACGGGGGAGAAGCCGTACCCCTGTGAGATCTGTGGGACACGCTTCCGTCACCTGCAGACGCTGAAGAGCCACCTGCGCATCCACacgggagagaagccctaccat TGTGAGAAATGCAATTTGCACTTTCGCCACAAGAGTCAGCTACGATTGCATCTTCGACAGAAGCACGGAGCGATAACCAACACAAAGATCCAGTACCGAATGTCCACCTCGGACCTGCCCACAGACCTGACTAAGGCCTGCTGA
- the bcl6aa gene encoding BCL6A transcription repressor a isoform X4 encodes MLVIQYIPELDKMACAADSCIQFTRHASDVLLNLNRLRSRDILTDVTILVSRQQFRAHKTVLMACSGLFYTIFTDSLKCNLNAISLDPKVDPEGFAILLEFMYTSRLTLKESLIMAIMNTAIYLQMDHVVDTCHRFMKSSDPTTKLPRDEFLVSPLLLPQDMHAYRPQDVVDSLPGRLAPFRDGRSYGSSMFNSVNTPSNYHLYGQFPMQGFPFPLCKLTDAKNAFADLSKSSIHHKHCSPPDAGGSMRVEYSRPCHTSAYSSSSSREPAREEEVRRESHEAVGQLAVAASRKQGFPGLAHEALKEVGKEHAPQTEEDMNHRHYPLGVSSVGRKGLMSSPQSPLKSDCQPNSPTESSSSKNAGLSQATRAQAPPSTQDPKARNWKKYKFIVLNQSAKEEEAGGPGLREQGLLSPQRLGLTPYLHPGDAEHLDPQTSSKISGHGEDLPAPQASRLNNIINRALEGSQRSADSHSSLYMSHLKCSSCGSQSPLHSEVCPNTSASRLAEEMAELHSEYSDSSCENGTFFCNECDSKYAEEEALKRHMLQMHSDKPYKCDRCQAAFRYKGNLASHKTVHTGEKPYRCNICGAQFNRPANLKTHTRIHSGEKPYKCETCGARFVQVAHLRAHVLIHTGEKPYPCEICGTRFRHLQTLKSHLRIHTGEKPYHCEKCNLHFRHKSQLRLHLRQKHGAITNTKIQYRMSTSDLPTDLTKAC; translated from the exons ATGCTCGTCATACAGTATATTCCAG AGCTTGACAAAATGGCTTGCGCGGCAGACAGCTGCATACAGTTCACGCGCCATGCCAGTGACGTTCTGCTCAATCTGAACCGGCTGCGCAGCAGAGACATCCTGACGGACGTCACCATCCTGGTCAGCAGGCAGCAGTTCAGGGCACACAAGACTGTCCTCATGGCTTGCAG TGGGCTGTTTTACACAATCTTCACCGATTCCCTGAAATGCAACCTAAACGCCATTAGCTTGGACCCCAAGGTGGACCCAGAGGGCTTTGCCATCCTGTTGGAGTTCATGTACACGTCCCGGCTGACCCTGAAGGAAAGCCTGATCATGGCCATCATGAACACCGCCATCTACCTGCAGATGGACCACGTTGTGGACACCTGTCACAGATTCATGAAGTCAAG CGATCCGACCACTAAACTACCCAGAGACGAGTTCCTGGTCAGCCCCTTGCTGTTGCCCCAGGACATGCATGCGTACCGCCCCCAGGACGTGGTCGACAGCCTGCCTGGCCGTTTGGCCCCCTTCCGGGATGGGAGATCCTACGGCTCCAGCATGTTCAACAGTGTCAACACTCCCAGCAACTACCATCTCTACGGCCAGTTCCCCATGCAGGGGTTCCCCTTCCCACTCTGCAAGCTGACCGATGCCAAAAACGCTTTCGCCGATCTCTCCAAGAGCAGCATCCACCACAAGCACTGTTCTCCCCCGGACGCCGGAGGCAGCATGAGGGTGGAGTACAGCCGACCCTGCCACACCTCcgcctactcctcctcctcctccagggagccggccagggaggaggaggtgaggagggaaagCCATGAGGCAGTCGGCCAGCTGGCGGTCGCGGCGTCCAGGAAGCAAGGCTTCCCGGGTCTGGCCCACGAGGCGCTGAAGGAAGTGGGGAAGGAGCACGCGCCCCAGACGGAGGAGGATATGAACCACCGGCACTACCCCCTGGGGGTCTCCTCGGTCGGACGCAAGGGCCTGATGAGCAGCCCACAGAGCCCGCTCAAGTCTGACTGCCAGCCCAACTCCCCCACGGAGTCCAGCAGCAGCAAGAACGCAGGCCTCTCCCAGGCCACCCGCGCCCAGGCCCCGCCCAGCACGCAGGACCCCAAGGCCCGCAACTGGAAGAAGTACAAGTTCATCGTGCTCAACCAGAGCgccaaggaggaggaggcggggggtcCTGGGCTCCGAGAGCAAGGCCTGCTCTCACCCCAGCGCCTCGGTCTGACTCCCTACCTCCACCCAGGGGACGCAGAGCACCTGGACCCCCAGACTTCCTCCAAGATCAGCGGGCACGGAGAGGACCTGCCCGCCCCTCAGGCCAGCCGCctcaacaacatcatcaacag AGCACTTGAGGGATCGCAGCGCAGCGCCGACAGCCACTCCTCTCTCTACATGAGCCACTTAAAGTGCTCCTCTTGCGGCTCCCAGTCCCCCCTGCACTCAGAAGTCTGTCCCAACACCTCTGCGTCCCGATTGGCCGAGGAGATGGCAGAGCTTCATTCAGAATACTCCGACTCCAGCTGTG AAAACGGCACTTTCTTCTGTAACGAATGCGACTCGAAGTACGCAGAGGAGGAAGCTCTGAAGCGCCACATGCTCCAGATGCACAGTGACAAGCCATACAAGTGTGACCGGTGCCAGGCTGCCTTCCGCTACAAGGGAAACCTGGCCAGCCACAAGACCGTTCACACAG GAGAAAAGCCGTATCGTTGTAACATCTGTGGTGCTCAGTTCAACAGACCAGCCAACCTCAAGACCCATACACGTATTCACTCAGGAGAAAAGCCATACAAATGCGAAACGTGCGGAGCGCGTTTTGTACAG GTCGCTCACCTCCGGGCTCATGTGTTGATCCACACGGGGGAGAAGCCGTACCCCTGTGAGATCTGTGGGACACGCTTCCGTCACCTGCAGACGCTGAAGAGCCACCTGCGCATCCACacgggagagaagccctaccat TGTGAGAAATGCAATTTGCACTTTCGCCACAAGAGTCAGCTACGATTGCATCTTCGACAGAAGCACGGAGCGATAACCAACACAAAGATCCAGTACCGAATGTCCACCTCGGACCTGCCCACAGACCTGACTAAGGCCTGCTGA
- the bcl6aa gene encoding BCL6A transcription repressor a isoform X1, with protein sequence MCHTRSMLGLHFALGELSTKIHVSTFVSSAQHMLLLYQGANRMREDSQALVWNQHKQPLELDKMACAADSCIQFTRHASDVLLNLNRLRSRDILTDVTILVSRQQFRAHKTVLMACSGLFYTIFTDSLKCNLNAISLDPKVDPEGFAILLEFMYTSRLTLKESLIMAIMNTAIYLQMDHVVDTCHRFMKSSDPTTKLPRDEFLVSPLLLPQDMHAYRPQDVVDSLPGRLAPFRDGRSYGSSMFNSVNTPSNYHLYGQFPMQGFPFPLCKLTDAKNAFADLSKSSIHHKHCSPPDAGGSMRVEYSRPCHTSAYSSSSSREPAREEEVRRESHEAVGQLAVAASRKQGFPGLAHEALKEVGKEHAPQTEEDMNHRHYPLGVSSVGRKGLMSSPQSPLKSDCQPNSPTESSSSKNAGLSQATRAQAPPSTQDPKARNWKKYKFIVLNQSAKEEEAGGPGLREQGLLSPQRLGLTPYLHPGDAEHLDPQTSSKISGHGEDLPAPQASRLNNIINRALEGSQRSADSHSSLYMSHLKCSSCGSQSPLHSEVCPNTSASRLAEEMAELHSEYSDSSCENGTFFCNECDSKYAEEEALKRHMLQMHSDKPYKCDRCQAAFRYKGNLASHKTVHTGEKPYRCNICGAQFNRPANLKTHTRIHSGEKPYKCETCGARFVQVAHLRAHVLIHTGEKPYPCEICGTRFRHLQTLKSHLRIHTGEKPYHCEKCNLHFRHKSQLRLHLRQKHGAITNTKIQYRMSTSDLPTDLTKAC encoded by the exons ATGTGTCACACCAGATCAATGCTAGGCCTGCACTTTGCTTTGGGTGAACTCTCAACCAAGATTCATGTCTCCACATTTGTCTCCTCAGCCCAGCACATGCTCCTCCTGTACCAGGGAGCGAATCGGATGCGAGAGGACAGCCAGGCCCTGGTCTGGAACCAGCACAAACAACCCCTGG AGCTTGACAAAATGGCTTGCGCGGCAGACAGCTGCATACAGTTCACGCGCCATGCCAGTGACGTTCTGCTCAATCTGAACCGGCTGCGCAGCAGAGACATCCTGACGGACGTCACCATCCTGGTCAGCAGGCAGCAGTTCAGGGCACACAAGACTGTCCTCATGGCTTGCAG TGGGCTGTTTTACACAATCTTCACCGATTCCCTGAAATGCAACCTAAACGCCATTAGCTTGGACCCCAAGGTGGACCCAGAGGGCTTTGCCATCCTGTTGGAGTTCATGTACACGTCCCGGCTGACCCTGAAGGAAAGCCTGATCATGGCCATCATGAACACCGCCATCTACCTGCAGATGGACCACGTTGTGGACACCTGTCACAGATTCATGAAGTCAAG CGATCCGACCACTAAACTACCCAGAGACGAGTTCCTGGTCAGCCCCTTGCTGTTGCCCCAGGACATGCATGCGTACCGCCCCCAGGACGTGGTCGACAGCCTGCCTGGCCGTTTGGCCCCCTTCCGGGATGGGAGATCCTACGGCTCCAGCATGTTCAACAGTGTCAACACTCCCAGCAACTACCATCTCTACGGCCAGTTCCCCATGCAGGGGTTCCCCTTCCCACTCTGCAAGCTGACCGATGCCAAAAACGCTTTCGCCGATCTCTCCAAGAGCAGCATCCACCACAAGCACTGTTCTCCCCCGGACGCCGGAGGCAGCATGAGGGTGGAGTACAGCCGACCCTGCCACACCTCcgcctactcctcctcctcctccagggagccggccagggaggaggaggtgaggagggaaagCCATGAGGCAGTCGGCCAGCTGGCGGTCGCGGCGTCCAGGAAGCAAGGCTTCCCGGGTCTGGCCCACGAGGCGCTGAAGGAAGTGGGGAAGGAGCACGCGCCCCAGACGGAGGAGGATATGAACCACCGGCACTACCCCCTGGGGGTCTCCTCGGTCGGACGCAAGGGCCTGATGAGCAGCCCACAGAGCCCGCTCAAGTCTGACTGCCAGCCCAACTCCCCCACGGAGTCCAGCAGCAGCAAGAACGCAGGCCTCTCCCAGGCCACCCGCGCCCAGGCCCCGCCCAGCACGCAGGACCCCAAGGCCCGCAACTGGAAGAAGTACAAGTTCATCGTGCTCAACCAGAGCgccaaggaggaggaggcggggggtcCTGGGCTCCGAGAGCAAGGCCTGCTCTCACCCCAGCGCCTCGGTCTGACTCCCTACCTCCACCCAGGGGACGCAGAGCACCTGGACCCCCAGACTTCCTCCAAGATCAGCGGGCACGGAGAGGACCTGCCCGCCCCTCAGGCCAGCCGCctcaacaacatcatcaacag AGCACTTGAGGGATCGCAGCGCAGCGCCGACAGCCACTCCTCTCTCTACATGAGCCACTTAAAGTGCTCCTCTTGCGGCTCCCAGTCCCCCCTGCACTCAGAAGTCTGTCCCAACACCTCTGCGTCCCGATTGGCCGAGGAGATGGCAGAGCTTCATTCAGAATACTCCGACTCCAGCTGTG AAAACGGCACTTTCTTCTGTAACGAATGCGACTCGAAGTACGCAGAGGAGGAAGCTCTGAAGCGCCACATGCTCCAGATGCACAGTGACAAGCCATACAAGTGTGACCGGTGCCAGGCTGCCTTCCGCTACAAGGGAAACCTGGCCAGCCACAAGACCGTTCACACAG GAGAAAAGCCGTATCGTTGTAACATCTGTGGTGCTCAGTTCAACAGACCAGCCAACCTCAAGACCCATACACGTATTCACTCAGGAGAAAAGCCATACAAATGCGAAACGTGCGGAGCGCGTTTTGTACAG GTCGCTCACCTCCGGGCTCATGTGTTGATCCACACGGGGGAGAAGCCGTACCCCTGTGAGATCTGTGGGACACGCTTCCGTCACCTGCAGACGCTGAAGAGCCACCTGCGCATCCACacgggagagaagccctaccat TGTGAGAAATGCAATTTGCACTTTCGCCACAAGAGTCAGCTACGATTGCATCTTCGACAGAAGCACGGAGCGATAACCAACACAAAGATCCAGTACCGAATGTCCACCTCGGACCTGCCCACAGACCTGACTAAGGCCTGCTGA
- the bcl6aa gene encoding BCL6A transcription repressor a isoform X3: MQEVSRKALPELDKMACAADSCIQFTRHASDVLLNLNRLRSRDILTDVTILVSRQQFRAHKTVLMACSGLFYTIFTDSLKCNLNAISLDPKVDPEGFAILLEFMYTSRLTLKESLIMAIMNTAIYLQMDHVVDTCHRFMKSSDPTTKLPRDEFLVSPLLLPQDMHAYRPQDVVDSLPGRLAPFRDGRSYGSSMFNSVNTPSNYHLYGQFPMQGFPFPLCKLTDAKNAFADLSKSSIHHKHCSPPDAGGSMRVEYSRPCHTSAYSSSSSREPAREEEVRRESHEAVGQLAVAASRKQGFPGLAHEALKEVGKEHAPQTEEDMNHRHYPLGVSSVGRKGLMSSPQSPLKSDCQPNSPTESSSSKNAGLSQATRAQAPPSTQDPKARNWKKYKFIVLNQSAKEEEAGGPGLREQGLLSPQRLGLTPYLHPGDAEHLDPQTSSKISGHGEDLPAPQASRLNNIINRALEGSQRSADSHSSLYMSHLKCSSCGSQSPLHSEVCPNTSASRLAEEMAELHSEYSDSSCENGTFFCNECDSKYAEEEALKRHMLQMHSDKPYKCDRCQAAFRYKGNLASHKTVHTGEKPYRCNICGAQFNRPANLKTHTRIHSGEKPYKCETCGARFVQVAHLRAHVLIHTGEKPYPCEICGTRFRHLQTLKSHLRIHTGEKPYHCEKCNLHFRHKSQLRLHLRQKHGAITNTKIQYRMSTSDLPTDLTKAC; the protein is encoded by the exons ATGCAAGAAGTTTCTAGGAAAGCGCTACCAG AGCTTGACAAAATGGCTTGCGCGGCAGACAGCTGCATACAGTTCACGCGCCATGCCAGTGACGTTCTGCTCAATCTGAACCGGCTGCGCAGCAGAGACATCCTGACGGACGTCACCATCCTGGTCAGCAGGCAGCAGTTCAGGGCACACAAGACTGTCCTCATGGCTTGCAG TGGGCTGTTTTACACAATCTTCACCGATTCCCTGAAATGCAACCTAAACGCCATTAGCTTGGACCCCAAGGTGGACCCAGAGGGCTTTGCCATCCTGTTGGAGTTCATGTACACGTCCCGGCTGACCCTGAAGGAAAGCCTGATCATGGCCATCATGAACACCGCCATCTACCTGCAGATGGACCACGTTGTGGACACCTGTCACAGATTCATGAAGTCAAG CGATCCGACCACTAAACTACCCAGAGACGAGTTCCTGGTCAGCCCCTTGCTGTTGCCCCAGGACATGCATGCGTACCGCCCCCAGGACGTGGTCGACAGCCTGCCTGGCCGTTTGGCCCCCTTCCGGGATGGGAGATCCTACGGCTCCAGCATGTTCAACAGTGTCAACACTCCCAGCAACTACCATCTCTACGGCCAGTTCCCCATGCAGGGGTTCCCCTTCCCACTCTGCAAGCTGACCGATGCCAAAAACGCTTTCGCCGATCTCTCCAAGAGCAGCATCCACCACAAGCACTGTTCTCCCCCGGACGCCGGAGGCAGCATGAGGGTGGAGTACAGCCGACCCTGCCACACCTCcgcctactcctcctcctcctccagggagccggccagggaggaggaggtgaggagggaaagCCATGAGGCAGTCGGCCAGCTGGCGGTCGCGGCGTCCAGGAAGCAAGGCTTCCCGGGTCTGGCCCACGAGGCGCTGAAGGAAGTGGGGAAGGAGCACGCGCCCCAGACGGAGGAGGATATGAACCACCGGCACTACCCCCTGGGGGTCTCCTCGGTCGGACGCAAGGGCCTGATGAGCAGCCCACAGAGCCCGCTCAAGTCTGACTGCCAGCCCAACTCCCCCACGGAGTCCAGCAGCAGCAAGAACGCAGGCCTCTCCCAGGCCACCCGCGCCCAGGCCCCGCCCAGCACGCAGGACCCCAAGGCCCGCAACTGGAAGAAGTACAAGTTCATCGTGCTCAACCAGAGCgccaaggaggaggaggcggggggtcCTGGGCTCCGAGAGCAAGGCCTGCTCTCACCCCAGCGCCTCGGTCTGACTCCCTACCTCCACCCAGGGGACGCAGAGCACCTGGACCCCCAGACTTCCTCCAAGATCAGCGGGCACGGAGAGGACCTGCCCGCCCCTCAGGCCAGCCGCctcaacaacatcatcaacag AGCACTTGAGGGATCGCAGCGCAGCGCCGACAGCCACTCCTCTCTCTACATGAGCCACTTAAAGTGCTCCTCTTGCGGCTCCCAGTCCCCCCTGCACTCAGAAGTCTGTCCCAACACCTCTGCGTCCCGATTGGCCGAGGAGATGGCAGAGCTTCATTCAGAATACTCCGACTCCAGCTGTG AAAACGGCACTTTCTTCTGTAACGAATGCGACTCGAAGTACGCAGAGGAGGAAGCTCTGAAGCGCCACATGCTCCAGATGCACAGTGACAAGCCATACAAGTGTGACCGGTGCCAGGCTGCCTTCCGCTACAAGGGAAACCTGGCCAGCCACAAGACCGTTCACACAG GAGAAAAGCCGTATCGTTGTAACATCTGTGGTGCTCAGTTCAACAGACCAGCCAACCTCAAGACCCATACACGTATTCACTCAGGAGAAAAGCCATACAAATGCGAAACGTGCGGAGCGCGTTTTGTACAG GTCGCTCACCTCCGGGCTCATGTGTTGATCCACACGGGGGAGAAGCCGTACCCCTGTGAGATCTGTGGGACACGCTTCCGTCACCTGCAGACGCTGAAGAGCCACCTGCGCATCCACacgggagagaagccctaccat TGTGAGAAATGCAATTTGCACTTTCGCCACAAGAGTCAGCTACGATTGCATCTTCGACAGAAGCACGGAGCGATAACCAACACAAAGATCCAGTACCGAATGTCCACCTCGGACCTGCCCACAGACCTGACTAAGGCCTGCTGA